The Leishmania major strain Friedlin complete genome, chromosome 31 genome contains a region encoding:
- the AAP3 gene encoding amino acid permease 3, translated as MSKPSKSIPAQAEGEVLSDSLMGGNSGNAVDKHPSGEQGSHLHKSGSLTDSSSHNGNGADAAKPEHNIILRFTGWLIPYGGVISNCFSLGSVTLGGGIISMPSSFAMSGIIMSVIYLVVITAATVYTMTLLGYAMKATGCKTFEELSLVLFGRGWDYFVGFVLWLSCFGTAVAYISAVSSLITPILEKSPGTPAYLLTTSGNRVITSLIWLVFMVPVVIPKRVNSIRYVSAIGVFMVLYFAVTIVVHSSMNGMKEGMRGDMKYFTSGNEAVYGLSIFIFSFLCQAVTGSVYFEQRPRPSVSQLTIASVISMTVCMVLYIFTGIFGYFDFADDTQDSILYNFDPVHQPYMMIAYIGMMIKICAAFAMNMLPCRNFVYHCLNWDLETVPYWKHTIVILTMAVATLVCGLFIPSINTAFGLVGSLCGGFIGFIFPAYFWMYSGNWSLSSVGIWHWLATYFLVVAGVVAVVFGTVSTIYYSFFV; from the coding sequence atgagCAAGCCCAGCAAGTCTATTCCAGCACAGGCGGAGGGCGAGGTCCTGAGCGACTCGCTCATGGGCGGGAACTCGGGCAACGCCGTCGATAAACACCCGAGCGGAGAGCAGGGAAGCCACCTCCACAAAAGCGGAAGCCTGACGGACTCGTCAAGCCACAATGGCAacggtgccgacgccgccaagCCGGAGCACAACATCATCCTCCGCTTCACCGGGTGGCTGATACCCTATGGCGGTGTCATCTCGAACTGCTTCAGCCTTGGCTCCGTCACACTCGGCGGCGGTATTATCTCGATGCCGTCCTCCTTCGCCATGTCGGGCATCATCATGTCTGTCATCTACCTCGTGGTCAttacggcggcgacggtgtacACCATGACGCTGCTTGGCTACGCGATGAAGGCGACGGGCTGCAAAACGTTCGAGGAGCTGTCTCTCGTGCTCTTTGGGCGCGGCTGGGACTACTTCGTTGGGTTTGTCCTGTGGCTGTCGTGCTTCGGCACGGCGGTCGCCTACATCAGCGCGGTCAGCAGCCTCATCACACCGATCCTTGAAAAGTCGCCCGGCACGCCCGCGTACCTGCTAACCACCTCCGGCAACCGCGTGATCACGAGCCTGATATGGCTCGTGTTCATGGTGCCAGTCGTGATTCCGAAGCGCGTCAACAGCATCCGCTACGTCTCCGCAATCGGTGTCTTCATGGTGCTGTATTTCGCCGTCACTATTGTGGTGCACTCGAGCATGAATGGGATGAAGGAGGGCATGCGCGGTGACATGAAGTACTTCACCAGCGGCAACGAAGCGGTTTACGGATTGTCCATCTTCATTTTCTCGTTTCTGTGCCAGGCTGTGACGGGGTCAGTGTACTTCGAGCAGCGCCCTCGCCCGTCTGTGAGCCAGCTGACGATTGCGAGTGTGATCTCGATGACGGTGTGCATGGTGCTGTACATCTTTACGGGCATCTTTGGCTACTTCGACTTCGCGGACGATACACAGGACTCCATCCTGTACAACTTTGACCCTGTGCATCAGCCGTACATGATGATCGCGTACATTGGGATGATGATCAAGATCTGCGCCGCCTTTGCGATGAACATGCTGCCATGCCGAAACTTCGTCTACCACTGCCTGAACTGGGATCTGGAGACGGTGCCGTACTGGAAGCACACCATCGTGATTCTCACCATGGCTGTCGCCACCCTCGTGTGCGGTCTGTTCATCCCGAGCATCAACACGGCTTTTGGTCTGGTGGGCTCCCTGTGCGGCGGATTCATCGGCTTCATCTTCCCTGCGTACTTCTGGATGTACAGCGGCAACTGGAGCCTGTCGTCCGTGGGCATCTGGCACTGGCTGGCGACGTACTTCCTCGTGGTGGCGGGTGTTGTTGCAGTTGTGTTTGGCACCGTTTCCACCATCTACTACAGCTTCTTCGTGTGA
- a CDS encoding putative ras-like small GTPases has product MSSTGQHVNIGDADDYTYTEDPAGQRVKVPVSKEYVFKVVILGDYSVGKTSLIKRLLSIPASGASPRSHEDCSDMDDSVGDSDADDALATVTPTVGTDFYSLALPDVIPGASVRLQIWDTAGLEKYAASYESTLRNASFVICVFDVTNPSSLHSVVGRHLSIVADHVPHLDQSSIMVVANKIDIIVDVSTNSEALRSARKRARLPENAFVIAVDEEASMDTSDSSPDIFTSAEGASENAIVTSRKVQEEVFDLFTDVHYSEVSAKTKQHLREMLHAVCYALLRNSVGDNPNIQIPDGTPPSEVFAHTVLPPHSGAKCPTGASAGTFSAPQLDPAATKTPPAAVPRDSPTRGSLQPPPRTTPAPPAASWRSTEAISFDLSPTQFSSKAGFSPAEGSDGAIGKSGGDDSAPQRVGSGGDSPVDGSSTRLPTPRGNLAKAVDAGGVHLDLTAGSTEQGTGPNRKEDPKARKEREQTEMKAVLSCAGQRKVNPNGGGTDTGRSAAWLQNDADRMENNITLGLKKAGDAPSAARPAPVSSILDSHGVQGRCKGNQGTRGRDSDDDDDGARMQLQLKKRFAQIEHDIRQNAAAANQRAKKAKKKTKAKGKCNCCVL; this is encoded by the coding sequence ATGAGCTCAACTGGTCAGCATGTCAACATCGGTGACGCGGATGACTACACGTACACTGAAGACCCAGCCGGTCAGCGGGTGAAAGTGCCAGTCTCAAAGGAGTACGTATTCAAGGTGGTCATACTGGGTGACTACAGCGTAGGGAAAACGTCGCTCATCAAGCGGTTGCTTTCTATTCCGGCTTCCGGTGCATCTCCACGGAGCCATGAAGATTGCTCTGACATGGACGACAGCGTCGGCGACAGTGATGCCGATGACGCGCTGGCGACGGTGACGCCAACTGTGGGCACCGATTTTTACTCACTCGCCCTCCCCGATGTTATCCCGGGTGCGTCTGTGCGACTCCAAATATGGGACACTGCCGGATTGGAGAAGTATGCGGCGAGCTACGAAAGCACATTGAGAAACGCGTCCTTTGTCATCTGCGTCTTCGATGTGACGAACCCCAGCAGCTTGCACAGTGTGGTGGGCCGCCATCTTTCCATCGTGGCGGATCACGTGCCTCACCTCGACCAGAGCAGCATCATGGTGGTGGCGAACAAAATAGACATCATCGTCGATGTGTCGACGAACAGTGAAGCGCTCCGCAGTGCGCGAAAACGGGCCCGGCTTCCGGAAAACGCGTTTGTAATCGCCGTCGATGAAGAAGCTTCCATGGACACGAGCGACAGCAGCCCTGACATCTTCACAAGTGCTGAGGGCGCTAGCGAGAACGCAATCGTGACGTCACGGAaggtgcaggaggaggtgttTGATCTCTTCACCGATGTCCACTACTCCGAGGTGAGTGCCAAGACGAAGCAGCATCTTCGGGAAATGCTGCATGCCGTCTGctacgcgctgctgcgaaaCAGCGTCGGTGACAACCCCAACATCCAGATTCCCGATGGAACACCGCCGAGTGAGGTGTTCGCGCACACAGTATTGCCGCCGCACTCCGGTGCGAAATGTCCGACAGGTGCCAGTGCAGGCACTTTCTCGGCTCCTCAGCTTGACCCGGCCGCCACCAAgacgcctcctgcagcggtgcctcgAGACTCGCCAACCAGGGGCAGCTTGCAGCCACCACCGAGAACAACTCCTGCGCCCCCTGCCGCCAGCTGGCGTTCTACTGAAGCCATTTCATTTGACTTGTCGCCGACACAGTTCAGCTCGAAGGCGGGTTTCTCTCCGGCGGAAGGATCCGACGGTGCCATTGGCAAATCGGGAGGTGATGATTCTGCCCCGCAGCGTGTGGGCTCCGGTGGCGACAGCCCCGTTGATGGGTCCTCCACACGGCTGCCGACGCCACGAGGGAATCTTGCCAAAGCAGTAGATGCTGGCGGCGTGCACCTTGACCTGACGGCTGGCTCGACGGAGCAGGGGACTGGGCCAAACCGGAAAGAGGATCCCAAGGCGCGAAAGGAGCGTGAGCAGACGGAGATGAAGGCAGTGTTGAGCTGTGCAGGCCAGAGGAAAGTAAACCCCAATGGCGGCGGTACCGACACAGGTAGATCGGCGGCATGGTTGCAGAATGATGCGGATAGGATGGAAAACAACATCACTCTCGGGCTGAAGAAGGCCGGTGATGCACCGTCTGCCGCTCGCCCAGCACCTGTCTCCTCTATCCTGGATTCGCACGGAGTCCAAGGTCGTTGTAAAGGTAATCAGGGCACCCGAGGCCGTGACTctgacgatgacgacgacggtgcgcgcatgcagctgcagctgaaGAAGCGATTTGCTCAGATAGAACACGACATACGCCAgaacgccgctgcagcaaaTCAGCGCGCCAAGAAGGCCAAGAAGAAGACCAAAGCGAAGGGAAAGTGCAACTGCTGCGTACTGTGA
- a CDS encoding lipase precursor-like protein, with product MCRIQSWTCGSACNSVATFEPKAAMSHVITGAGGFVGVDHATQQIVVAFRGTSNIQNILADIHVLLAKYDKSSSCGSQCEVHSGFYASYMSLRQQTRDSVLELIHKNPTYEIVVTGHSLGGAIALLAAADLQERLNNLESPSDLKLVSVYTFGAPRVGNVAFAKWPDSLLAKGAKYRITHAGDPLVIVPARTWGYAHRASEGFYMTPSNNSAVMCNDLSGQEDSTCTLAIFFRVLDDHMYYMGDTTGCKGHASLPSAAVCDAPAVGCVIFLLGVLYSLL from the coding sequence ATGTGCCGCATTCAGTCATGGACGTGCGGCTCTGCGTGCAACAGTGTGGCAACCTTTGAGCCGAAGGCTGCAATGAGCCACGTCATCACGGGCGCCGGCGGCTTTGTCGGCGTGGATCACGCGACGCAACAGATCGTGGTCGCCTTTCGTGGCACCAGCAACATTCAGAATATCTTGGCTGACATCCATGTGCTGTTGGCGAAGTACGACAAGAGCTCGAGCTGCGGCTCACAGTGCGAGGTGCACAGTGGCTTCTATGCCTCCTATATGTCTCTTCGTCAACAGACACGAGACTCTGTGCTGGAGCTGATTCACAAGAACCCCACGTACGAGATCGTCGTCACTGGGCACTCGCTCGGTGGGGCCATTGCGCTACTGGCGGCTGCCGACTTGCAGGAGCGACTCAACAATCTTGAAAGCCCCTCTGACTTGAAGCTGGTGTCCGTGTACACATTTGGTGCACCACGAGTCGGCAACGTTGCCTTTGCAAAGTGGCCAGACTCCTTGCTGGCGAAGGGAGCCAAGTATCGCATCACCCATGCGGGCGATCCGCTGGTGATCGTtcctgcgcgcacgtggGGCTACGCGCACAGAGCCTCCGAAGGGTTCTACATGACGCCCTCGAATAACAGTGCTGTGATGTGCAACGACTTGTCAGGTCAGGAGGACTCGACGTGCACCCTCGCTATATTTTTTCGCGTGCTCGATGACCACATGTACTACATGGGGGACACCACGGGATGCAAAGGACACGCCTCCCTTCCCAGCGCCGCGGTCTGCGATGCACCCGCGGTAGGGTGCGTCATATTCTTGCTTGGAGTTCTGTACAGCCTACTGTGA
- the AAP3 gene encoding amino acid permease 3, translated as MSKPSKSIPAQAEGEVLSDSLMGGNSGNAVDKHPSGEQGSHLHKSGSLTDSSSHNGNGADAAKPEHNIILRFTGWLIPYGGVISNCFSLGSVTLGGGIISMPSSFAMSGIIMSVIYLVVITAATVYTMTLLGYAMKATGCKTFEELSLVLFGRGWDYFVGFVLWLSCFGTAVAYISAVSSLITPILEKSPGTPAYLLTTSGNRVITSLIWLVFMVPVVIPKRVNSIRYVSAIGVFMVLYFAVTIVVHSSMNGMKEGMRGDMKYFTSGNEAVYGLSIFIFSFLCQAVTGSVYFEQRPRPSVSQLTIASVISMTVCMVLYIFTGIFGYFDFADDTQDSILYNFDPVHQPYMMIAYIGMMIKICAAFAMNMLPCRNFVYHCLNWDLETVPYWKHTIVILTMAVATLVCGLFIPSINTAFGLVGSLCGGFIGFIFPAYFWMYSGNWSLSSVGIWHWLATYFLVVAGVVAVVFGTVSTIYYSFFV; from the coding sequence atgagCAAGCCCAGCAAGTCTATTCCAGCACAGGCGGAGGGCGAGGTCCTGAGCGACTCGCTCATGGGCGGGAACTCGGGCAACGCCGTCGATAAACACCCGAGCGGAGAGCAGGGAAGCCACCTCCACAAAAGCGGAAGCCTGACGGACTCGTCAAGCCACAATGGCAacggtgccgacgccgccaagCCGGAGCACAACATCATCCTCCGCTTCACCGGGTGGCTGATACCCTATGGCGGTGTCATCTCGAACTGCTTCAGCCTTGGCTCCGTCACACTCGGCGGCGGTATTATCTCGATGCCGTCCTCCTTCGCCATGTCGGGCATCATCATGTCTGTCATCTACCTCGTGGTCAttacggcggcgacggtgtacACCATGACGCTGCTTGGCTACGCGATGAAGGCGACGGGCTGCAAAACGTTCGAGGAGCTGTCTCTCGTGCTCTTTGGGCGCGGCTGGGACTACTTCGTTGGGTTTGTCCTGTGGCTGTCGTGCTTCGGCACGGCGGTCGCCTACATCAGCGCGGTCAGCAGCCTCATCACACCGATCCTTGAAAAGTCGCCCGGCACGCCCGCGTACCTGCTAACCACCTCCGGCAACCGCGTGATCACGAGCCTGATATGGCTCGTGTTCATGGTGCCAGTCGTGATTCCGAAGCGCGTCAACAGCATCCGCTACGTCTCCGCAATCGGTGTCTTCATGGTGCTGTATTTCGCCGTCACTATTGTGGTGCACTCGAGCATGAATGGGATGAAGGAGGGCATGCGCGGTGACATGAAGTACTTCACCAGCGGCAACGAAGCGGTTTACGGATTGTCCATCTTCATTTTCTCGTTTCTGTGCCAGGCTGTGACGGGGTCAGTGTACTTCGAGCAGCGCCCTCGCCCGTCTGTGAGCCAGCTGACGATTGCGAGTGTGATCTCGATGACGGTGTGCATGGTGCTGTACATCTTTACGGGCATCTTTGGCTACTTCGACTTCGCGGACGATACACAGGACTCCATCCTGTACAACTTTGACCCTGTGCATCAGCCGTACATGATGATCGCGTACATTGGGATGATGATCAAGATCTGCGCCGCCTTTGCGATGAACATGCTGCCATGCCGAAACTTCGTCTACCACTGCCTGAACTGGGATCTGGAGACGGTGCCGTACTGGAAGCACACCATCGTGATTCTCACCATGGCTGTCGCCACCCTCGTGTGCGGTCTGTTCATCCCGAGCATCAACACGGCTTTTGGTCTGGTGGGCTCCCTGTGCGGCGGATTCATCGGCTTCATCTTCCCTGCGTACTTCTGGATGTACAGCGGCAACTGGAGCCTGTCGTCCGTGGGCATCTGGCACTGGCTGGCGACGTACTTCCTCGTGGTGGCGGGTGTTGTTGCAGTTGTGTTTGGCACCGTTTCCACCATCTACTACAGCTTCTTCGTGTAG
- a CDS encoding putative lipase, translating to MLPSSCSRIVVVAALLLLCGGARAVVLSGEYSQTDAIRSLQYANATYADSDAVASWNCGGSCNANPSFKVTSIVKGDDAHSLHAYVGVDEGSAQVVVALRGSATQQEQLMRQLVEPVLYDITSGCGLECRVHAGFQRSYLAVRRTIRAAVVRDLMMHPDYNVLVTGHSVGGAVALLAAIDVQAHVNRMFFVSRPIVSLYTFGMPHVGNRAFAVWAAGMLSRGSHFRITSRHDPVPRMLSSGSADFQHVPYEVYCSAADGTNCRVCEGSVDSDDPTCIAHTSNVNMRDHFFYFGERISGGAAGDAMLYL from the coding sequence ATGTTGCCCTCATCTTGCAgccgcatcgtcgtcgtggcggcTCTGCTTCTGCTGTGCGGGGGTGCACGAGCCGTAGTCCTGTCGGGAGAGTACTCGCAAACTGACGCGATACGGTCCCTGCAGTACGCAAACGCGACGTACGCTGACAGCGATGCCGTCGCGAGTTGGAATTGCGGAGGCAGCTGCAACGCAAACCCGTCGTTCAAGGTGACATCGATTGTGaagggcgacgacgcgcacaGTCTGCATGCCTACGTGGGTGTCGACGAAGGCAGCGCGCAAGTGGTCGTGGCGCTTCGTGGCTCTGCGACGCAGCAGGAACAGCTTATGCGCCAGCTCGTGGAGCCCGTCCTGTACGACATCACATCCGGCTGCGGCCTTGAGTGCCGGGTGCACGCCGGCTTCCAAAGAAGCTACTTGGCCGTCCGCCGCACCatccgtgctgctgttgtgcgTGACTTGATGATGCATCCCGACTACAATGTTCTGGTGACGGGCCACTCCGTTGGCggagcggtggcgctgctggcagcGATAGACGTGCAGGCGCATGTGAATCGCATGTTCTTTGTGTCACGGCCGATTGTGTCGCTCTACACGTTTGGCATGCCTCACGTGGGCAACCGAGCCTTTGCGGTGTGGGCAGCTGGCATGCTCTCGCGGGGCTCCCATTTTCGCATCACAAGTCGACACGATCCCGTGCCCCGGATGCTCTCCAGCGGCAGTGCGGACTTTCAGCACGTCCCATATGAGGTTTACTGCTCCGCTGCTGACGGCACAAACTGCCGCGTGTGCGAGGGCAGCGTCGATAGTGACGACCCGACATGCATCGCGCACACCTCCAATGTGAATATGCGGGACCACTTCTTCTACTTTGGGGAGCGTATCTCaggtggcgccgctggggACGCCATGCTGTACCTGTAA